A region from the Riemerella anatipestifer genome encodes:
- a CDS encoding ribose-phosphate pyrophosphokinase has product MANQASYLFSTRTSKDLAEKIAKHYGQELGKINFQSFSDGEFEPVLDQSVRGGRVFLIGSTFPPADNLLEMLLMIDAAKRASAKSITVVIPYYGLARQDRKDKPRAPIGAKLVANLLTAAGATRIMTMDLHADQIQGFFEIPVDHLYASTIFVDYIKSLNLDNLTIASPDMGGAKRAKNYAGHLGAEVVIAYKERKKANVVEEMFLIGDVTDKNVILIDDMIDTAGTLCKAADILIEKGAKSVRAMATHAVFSGKAYENIENSKITEVIVTDTIPIKNNLSSKIKVLSCAPLFAEVMQMVHEHKSISDKFII; this is encoded by the coding sequence ATGGCAAATCAGGCAAGTTATCTATTCAGTACAAGAACCAGTAAAGACTTAGCAGAGAAAATCGCAAAACATTACGGTCAAGAGTTAGGGAAAATTAACTTTCAATCCTTTAGTGATGGCGAGTTTGAACCTGTTTTAGACCAATCTGTAAGAGGTGGAAGAGTATTTTTGATAGGCTCTACTTTTCCTCCAGCAGACAATCTTTTAGAAATGCTTTTAATGATAGATGCGGCCAAAAGAGCATCAGCTAAGAGCATTACTGTGGTTATACCTTACTATGGTCTTGCAAGGCAAGATAGGAAGGATAAGCCAAGAGCTCCAATAGGTGCAAAATTGGTAGCAAACCTGTTGACTGCTGCAGGAGCAACAAGAATTATGACGATGGATCTTCATGCAGACCAAATACAAGGGTTCTTTGAAATTCCAGTAGATCACCTTTATGCTTCTACTATTTTTGTGGATTATATCAAATCTTTAAATTTAGATAACTTAACCATTGCTTCACCAGATATGGGAGGAGCAAAAAGAGCTAAAAACTATGCAGGGCATTTAGGTGCTGAAGTTGTGATAGCCTATAAGGAAAGAAAAAAAGCCAATGTGGTGGAGGAAATGTTCCTAATCGGTGATGTAACAGATAAGAATGTTATCTTGATAGATGATATGATAGACACAGCTGGAACGCTTTGTAAAGCCGCTGATATCCTCATAGAAAAAGGAGCAAAGAGCGTAAGAGCGATGGCAACTCATGCGGTGTTTTCTGGAAAGGCTTACGAAAATATAGAGAACTCTAAAATAACCGAAGTTATTGTAACTGATACAATTCCTATCAAAAATAATTTGTCATCTAAAATAAAAGTGCTATCTTGCGCCCCGTTATTTGCCGAAGTGATGCAGATGGTACACGAACATAAATCTATTAGTGATAAATTTATCATTTAA
- a CDS encoding G-D-S-L family lipolytic protein has translation MKKIIISSLAAVSMLSVMSCETDFDDRDVSKISITNGEADFSKYVALGNSLTSGYRDGALYSSGQSESYPSIIASQMQKAGGGDFTQPLMPNDIGGFSDLSGFPGKLVLSLENGSLTPTYSAAGGALDKLTGTFNNMGVPGAKSFHLVADGYGSQAGLALGKANPYFVRFASSASTSVLKDAMAQKPTFFSLWIGNNDALYYAASGGVGKDQTGNLNPSTYGANDITDPDVLAGSIKAVLDGMKAVGATKGVIANIPNVTSIPFFTTIPYNPVPLTAAQASELNQSLAGVNQVLDAYKQGGRFVTLKEGANPLLIKDETLKDMSAEITAALSKAGIPVAQATVIGKVLGQARHTTAEDLIPLSTRQVINTKPSNPYAVAPFDKYGVTFPLEDQHVLIPSEKQAVLTATAKYNASIKALADTYGLAFVDANAKMVELNSTYGIQFDGVKYTASFVTGGAFSLDGVHLTGRGYAVIANEFIKAINAKYKSTLPQVSPNSYSGIKFP, from the coding sequence ATGAAAAAAATAATTATATCCTCATTAGCAGCAGTATCTATGCTATCTGTAATGAGTTGTGAAACAGATTTTGATGATAGAGATGTTTCTAAGATTAGTATTACCAATGGAGAAGCTGATTTCTCTAAATATGTAGCTTTAGGAAACTCACTTACTTCTGGTTACAGAGACGGAGCACTATACTCTAGTGGACAATCAGAATCTTATCCATCTATAATTGCTTCTCAAATGCAAAAAGCAGGTGGGGGAGATTTTACTCAGCCGCTAATGCCCAACGATATAGGAGGCTTTAGTGATTTATCTGGTTTTCCAGGTAAATTGGTATTAAGTTTAGAAAATGGCTCATTAACTCCTACATACTCAGCTGCAGGGGGAGCTTTGGATAAACTCACAGGAACATTTAACAATATGGGAGTTCCTGGAGCAAAGTCATTTCACTTGGTGGCAGATGGTTATGGAAGTCAAGCTGGTTTAGCTTTAGGAAAAGCCAATCCGTATTTTGTTAGATTTGCTTCAAGTGCTAGCACTAGTGTGCTTAAAGATGCCATGGCTCAAAAACCAACTTTCTTCTCTTTATGGATAGGAAATAATGATGCTCTTTATTATGCTGCTTCTGGCGGGGTTGGCAAAGATCAGACAGGAAATCTTAATCCTTCAACTTATGGAGCTAATGATATTACAGACCCTGATGTATTAGCTGGTTCTATCAAAGCTGTTTTAGATGGAATGAAAGCTGTAGGTGCTACTAAAGGTGTTATTGCAAACATTCCAAATGTAACTTCTATACCTTTCTTTACAACAATACCTTACAATCCTGTTCCATTAACTGCAGCTCAAGCTAGTGAACTTAACCAAAGTTTAGCAGGAGTTAATCAAGTTCTAGATGCTTATAAGCAAGGAGGAAGGTTTGTGACTCTAAAAGAGGGAGCTAATCCGCTACTAATCAAAGATGAGACTCTTAAAGATATGTCTGCTGAAATTACAGCGGCTCTGTCTAAGGCGGGGATACCTGTAGCACAAGCAACAGTAATAGGTAAAGTTTTAGGACAAGCGAGACATACAACAGCAGAAGATTTAATTCCTTTGAGTACAAGACAGGTAATAAATACTAAACCTAGTAACCCATACGCGGTAGCTCCGTTTGATAAATATGGAGTTACCTTTCCATTGGAAGACCAACATGTCTTAATTCCAAGCGAAAAACAGGCGGTTTTAACAGCTACAGCTAAGTATAATGCAAGTATAAAAGCTTTGGCGGATACTTATGGGTTAGCCTTTGTAGATGCTAATGCTAAAATGGTGGAGTTAAATAGCACTTATGGAATTCAATTTGATGGAGTTAAATATACTGCATCTTTTGTAACAGGTGGAGCATTTTCGTTAGATGGAGTACACCTTACAGGAAGAGGTTACGCAGTGATTGCTAACGAGTTTATAAAAGCAATTAACGCTAAGTATAAATCCACACTTCCACAAGTGAGTCCAAATAGTTATTCAGGAATTAAATTCCCATAA
- a CDS encoding OmpP1/FadL family transporter: MKKIILTSAVLCGVLAQAGGFRVSLQGVKQLAMAHTSAHAEDASVAFFNPAGISFIPSKLSVVAGGFGALSSVTYQNLNTLNSYTTDNPLGTPFYAAVAYKVTDDVSLGLSVTTPFGSTVQWGEDWAGKEMVQKMQLKSIFFQPMVSVKLANWVSLGASYIYAKGSVNWDKAVTSVNGTMNIKDEKASGQGFSFGFYFKPDEKWDVSVAYRSPVDMKANSGKVSFNMPKSLYPLRGLDANGQDNFKATLPLVDEYTIGATYKITPKWLVSADFNYTGWSEYSHLALDFENAKLGNQPNDATLLVTPKNFKNTQTWRFGTQYMVTDKIAARLGYYYDESPYTDKDFIPETPSFNSSVVTAGLGFKLNKFGVDLAGAMAFPKARTVANEYYNFYGQAKAKAVYFGLGLSYNPF; the protein is encoded by the coding sequence ATGAAAAAAATAATATTAACATCGGCAGTATTATGCGGTGTGTTAGCCCAAGCAGGAGGCTTTAGAGTTTCTTTGCAAGGGGTAAAACAGTTGGCTATGGCGCATACAAGTGCTCACGCAGAAGATGCGAGTGTGGCTTTCTTTAATCCCGCAGGTATATCCTTCATTCCGTCCAAACTAAGTGTTGTAGCAGGAGGCTTTGGTGCATTATCTAGCGTAACTTATCAGAATTTAAACACTTTAAACTCTTACACTACCGATAACCCTTTAGGAACACCTTTCTATGCAGCGGTAGCTTATAAAGTAACAGATGATGTTTCGTTAGGGCTTAGCGTTACCACACCTTTTGGAAGCACCGTACAGTGGGGCGAAGATTGGGCAGGGAAGGAAATGGTGCAAAAAATGCAACTGAAAAGTATTTTCTTTCAGCCAATGGTTTCTGTAAAGTTAGCCAATTGGGTATCTTTAGGGGCAAGTTATATCTATGCTAAAGGTTCCGTAAACTGGGACAAAGCGGTAACTAGCGTTAATGGAACTATGAACATTAAAGATGAAAAAGCGTCAGGGCAAGGTTTCTCGTTTGGTTTTTACTTTAAACCTGATGAAAAGTGGGACGTTAGTGTAGCTTACCGTTCGCCAGTGGATATGAAAGCTAATAGTGGGAAAGTTTCGTTTAATATGCCGAAAAGTTTATATCCTTTAAGAGGACTTGATGCTAATGGGCAGGATAACTTCAAAGCTACATTGCCTCTAGTAGATGAGTACACAATAGGAGCAACTTACAAGATTACACCTAAATGGTTAGTCTCTGCTGATTTTAACTATACAGGCTGGTCGGAGTACAGCCACCTAGCGTTAGATTTTGAAAACGCTAAACTTGGCAACCAGCCTAATGATGCTACCCTACTTGTTACACCTAAGAATTTCAAAAACACTCAAACTTGGCGTTTCGGAACCCAATATATGGTAACGGATAAAATAGCAGCCAGACTAGGTTATTACTATGATGAATCTCCCTATACAGACAAAGATTTTATCCCAGAAACCCCATCGTTTAACTCTAGTGTTGTTACAGCAGGTTTAGGGTTTAAACTGAACAAATTTGGAGTAGATTTAGCGGGCGCTATGGCTTTCCCAAAAGCAAGAACAGTAGCTAATGAATATTATAATTTTTATGGACAAGCTAAAGCTAAAGCAGTTTATTTTGGCTTAGGTCTATCTTACAACCCATTTTAA
- the uvrB gene encoding excinuclease ABC subunit UvrB, giving the protein MKFKLHSEFKPTGDQPQAIDKLVSGIEQGQPYQTLLGVTGSGKTFTIANVVNTVQRPTIVLAHNKTLAAQLFMEFKEFFPENAVEYFVSYYDYYQPEAYIASTGTYIEKDLSINEEVEKLRLSATTSLLSGRRDVLIVASVSCIYGIGNPTEFNKSLIELELQSKISRTDLLHKLVSALYSRAVNEFVRGSFRVKGDVVDVFPAYADNAIRIRFFGNEIDKIQSFDPVSGNIMGDFDKINIYPANLFVTSKETMNSAIREIQDDLVKQVDFFNEIGKNLEAKRLKERTELDLEMIKELGYCSGIENYSRYMDGRKPGSRPFCLLDYFPKDYLMVIDESHVTIPQVHAMYGGDRSRKESLVEYGFRLPAAMDNRPLKFEEFEEMQNQVIYVSATPADYELEKTQGEYVEQIIRPTGLLDPIIEVRPTLNQIDDLMEEIQKRAEEDERVLVTTLTKKMAEELTKYFTKFGIRTRYIHSDVDTLERIQIMQDLRTGLFDVLVGVNLLREGLDLPEVSLVAILDADKEGMLRSRRSMIQTVGRAARNINGKAIMYADKITKSMQATIDETNYRREKQMSYNAANGLIPQPLNKKISDVLVGHTPDFPKQEYIQKEIVKQVAETKVSYGNAEDLEKIIAEKQKQMEVAAKQLDFILAAKLRDEIKALKGTP; this is encoded by the coding sequence ATGAAATTTAAGCTCCACTCCGAATTTAAACCTACTGGAGACCAGCCACAAGCGATTGATAAGTTGGTCTCTGGGATAGAACAAGGTCAGCCTTACCAAACTCTGCTAGGAGTTACAGGCTCCGGTAAAACCTTTACCATTGCCAATGTAGTGAATACTGTCCAACGACCTACTATTGTTCTTGCTCATAATAAGACATTAGCTGCCCAGCTATTTATGGAGTTTAAGGAATTTTTTCCTGAAAATGCAGTAGAATATTTTGTATCCTATTACGATTATTACCAACCCGAAGCATACATTGCCAGTACGGGAACTTACATAGAAAAAGACCTTAGTATAAATGAGGAGGTAGAGAAATTAAGGCTTTCTGCTACGACAAGTCTTCTTTCAGGGAGGCGAGATGTGCTTATAGTGGCTTCGGTGTCGTGTATTTATGGTATTGGTAACCCTACAGAGTTTAATAAATCTCTTATAGAGCTAGAACTTCAATCCAAAATTTCTAGGACAGATTTGCTCCACAAGCTAGTTAGTGCACTTTACTCTAGGGCGGTTAATGAATTTGTACGAGGGAGTTTTAGGGTTAAAGGAGATGTGGTAGATGTTTTTCCTGCTTATGCCGATAATGCAATTAGAATAAGATTTTTTGGTAATGAAATTGATAAAATCCAAAGCTTTGACCCTGTTTCAGGAAATATAATGGGTGATTTTGACAAGATTAATATTTACCCTGCTAATCTATTCGTTACTTCAAAAGAGACAATGAATAGTGCTATTAGAGAAATCCAAGATGACCTTGTAAAGCAAGTGGATTTTTTTAATGAAATAGGAAAAAACCTAGAAGCCAAGCGTTTGAAAGAGCGAACGGAATTGGATTTGGAAATGATAAAAGAGCTAGGTTATTGTTCTGGTATAGAGAATTATTCTAGGTATATGGACGGCAGAAAACCTGGTTCTCGTCCGTTTTGTTTATTAGATTATTTTCCTAAAGATTACCTAATGGTAATAGACGAAAGCCATGTAACTATACCTCAAGTGCATGCAATGTACGGAGGCGACCGTAGCAGAAAAGAGAGCTTGGTAGAATATGGGTTTAGATTGCCCGCTGCAATGGACAACAGACCCTTAAAGTTTGAGGAGTTTGAAGAAATGCAAAATCAAGTCATCTATGTATCTGCTACACCAGCAGATTATGAATTGGAAAAAACACAAGGCGAATATGTAGAGCAGATTATCCGCCCAACAGGTTTGCTAGACCCGATTATAGAGGTAAGACCTACGCTTAATCAGATAGATGATTTAATGGAGGAGATTCAAAAAAGAGCGGAGGAAGACGAGAGAGTCTTGGTAACCACACTCACAAAAAAAATGGCGGAAGAGCTTACCAAATATTTCACCAAATTTGGCATACGAACTAGATATATTCATTCTGATGTGGATACACTAGAGCGTATACAAATAATGCAAGATTTGCGTACAGGGCTTTTTGATGTGCTTGTGGGAGTTAATCTACTTAGAGAGGGTTTAGATTTGCCAGAAGTATCTTTGGTAGCTATCTTAGACGCGGATAAAGAGGGTATGCTTCGTTCTCGCCGTTCGATGATACAGACGGTAGGACGAGCGGCTAGAAACATCAATGGTAAAGCCATTATGTATGCGGATAAAATAACTAAATCTATGCAGGCTACTATTGATGAAACTAATTATCGTAGAGAAAAACAGATGAGCTATAACGCGGCTAACGGTCTTATACCACAGCCTTTAAATAAGAAAATATCCGATGTTTTGGTAGGGCATACACCTGATTTCCCGAAACAAGAATATATCCAAAAAGAAATTGTGAAGCAGGTAGCTGAAACAAAGGTTAGCTATGGTAATGCAGAGGATTTGGAGAAAATAATAGCAGAGAAACAAAAACAAATGGAGGTTGCCGCAAAACAATTAGACTTTATCTTAGCCGCAAAACTAAGAGATGAAATAAAGGCTCTAAAAGGAACACCGTAA
- a CDS encoding Cj0069 family protein codes for MKHKKIVIFESVGGSDKGADGYRKDTLPILNSIKDLGWNAEVVKFENDKAEEIFNYVKDNFDAYISRVNPGSLPDNEKIYFSILSKLSEYGLVGMSEPKSMIKFGAKDALVKLANTSLVPTDTFAYYTIEEFRKRFPRSISHGERVLKQNRGSTGEGIWRVQVEGNFSYRAGDELPLDTPLKLTEAVDNHVEYKTLEEFMDFCERYITGENGMLVDMRFMPRIKEGEIRILMVGEEPVFVVHKKPANTEDAFSATLFSGAQYRYDSPEDWKPLMDIFLSQLPKVKEILEEKNTPLIWTADFMLDYHPDGSDKYVLGEINCSCVGFTSHLDMGIQEKVAKEAIRLAEGR; via the coding sequence ATGAAACATAAGAAAATTGTAATTTTTGAATCTGTTGGAGGTAGTGACAAAGGTGCAGACGGATACAGAAAGGATACTCTACCTATCTTAAATTCCATTAAAGATTTAGGCTGGAATGCTGAAGTAGTAAAGTTTGAAAATGATAAGGCTGAAGAAATCTTTAATTATGTAAAAGACAACTTCGACGCTTATATTAGTAGAGTAAATCCAGGCTCGTTACCTGACAATGAAAAGATATATTTTTCTATTCTATCAAAACTTTCAGAGTACGGTCTTGTAGGAATGAGCGAGCCTAAATCTATGATAAAATTCGGGGCAAAAGATGCTCTTGTAAAATTAGCAAATACCAGTCTTGTGCCTACGGATACTTTCGCTTACTATACCATAGAAGAATTCAGAAAGCGTTTCCCAAGAAGTATCTCGCATGGTGAAAGAGTTCTAAAACAAAACCGAGGAAGTACTGGGGAAGGTATTTGGAGAGTACAAGTGGAAGGTAATTTTTCTTATCGAGCAGGAGATGAGCTACCTTTAGATACACCGCTAAAATTAACCGAAGCCGTAGACAATCACGTGGAGTACAAAACTCTAGAAGAGTTTATGGATTTTTGTGAGAGGTATATTACTGGGGAAAACGGTATGTTAGTAGATATGAGATTTATGCCTAGGATTAAAGAAGGCGAAATTAGAATTCTAATGGTAGGTGAGGAACCTGTCTTTGTAGTGCACAAAAAACCAGCCAATACAGAAGATGCCTTTTCTGCTACTTTATTCTCTGGAGCACAGTACCGCTATGATAGTCCAGAGGATTGGAAGCCGCTGATGGATATTTTCCTTTCTCAACTTCCAAAAGTAAAAGAAATATTGGAGGAGAAAAACACACCTCTCATTTGGACGGCAGATTTTATGCTAGACTATCACCCAGACGGCAGCGACAAGTATGTTTTAGGCGAAATTAATTGTTCGTGTGTAGGCTTTACAAGTCACCTAGATATGGGCATACAAGAGAAAGTTGCTAAAGAAGCAATACGACTAGCGGAAGGCAGATAA
- a CDS encoding amidohydrolase, with translation MNDFKITALNFDIQWKSPIDNFSKIEDRLKGVNASLFLLPEMFSTGFYMKPEEIADEEGKALQWMRTFAKNKNAAIGGSVSVKEDDNYYNRFYFVKPCGDYHFYDKRHLFSYSGEDKVYSKGNDRVIVEYEGVRFLLQICYDLRFPVFSRNKRDYDVALYVANWPIQRIDAWNTLLKARAIENQAYVFGVNRIGTDGNGLEYPESTHCFFPDRSEVSYKKGDLIEVVLDMERLKNFRKKFPFLGDADNFEVNL, from the coding sequence ATGAATGATTTTAAAATTACAGCTTTAAACTTTGATATTCAGTGGAAATCGCCAATAGATAATTTTAGCAAAATAGAAGATCGCCTTAAGGGTGTTAATGCTAGCTTGTTTCTCCTTCCAGAAATGTTTTCTACAGGATTTTATATGAAACCAGAAGAAATTGCAGATGAGGAAGGAAAAGCATTACAGTGGATGAGAACTTTCGCTAAAAATAAAAATGCTGCTATTGGAGGCAGTGTTTCTGTTAAAGAAGATGATAATTACTATAATAGATTTTATTTTGTGAAGCCTTGTGGAGATTATCATTTTTACGATAAAAGACATCTTTTCTCATACTCAGGGGAAGATAAGGTTTACTCTAAAGGTAATGATAGAGTGATTGTGGAATACGAAGGCGTGAGATTTCTACTGCAAATTTGCTATGATTTGCGATTTCCTGTATTTAGTAGAAATAAGAGAGATTATGATGTGGCTTTATATGTGGCTAATTGGCCTATCCAAAGAATAGATGCGTGGAACACTTTGTTAAAAGCTAGAGCAATTGAAAACCAAGCTTATGTATTTGGTGTTAATAGGATAGGTACAGATGGTAATGGCTTAGAATACCCTGAAAGCACCCATTGCTTTTTCCCTGACAGAAGTGAAGTTTCCTATAAAAAAGGAGATTTAATAGAAGTTGTTTTAGATATGGAACGTCTGAAGAACTTTAGAAAGAAATTTCCTTTTTTAGGAGATGCTGATAACTTTGAAGTCAATCTCTAA
- a CDS encoding DUF6646 family protein, whose translation MKKTILILMTFVLAQLSFAQAWNGKGDQKLQIGLSAWGYGSGLSGTYDYGITNAISLGGGAHFYFNNKKDNGFFLFGRANYHLQDALNLPDQLDIYPGLDIGVLGHGFGLGAHIGARYFFNKNLGVFAEIGNNGGLGVSINL comes from the coding sequence ATGAAAAAAACAATTTTAATTTTAATGACATTTGTGCTAGCTCAACTTTCGTTTGCTCAAGCTTGGAATGGGAAAGGAGACCAAAAACTTCAAATAGGACTTTCTGCTTGGGGTTATGGCTCAGGACTATCTGGTACTTATGATTACGGAATTACAAACGCCATCTCACTAGGAGGTGGAGCTCATTTTTATTTCAACAATAAAAAAGACAACGGTTTTTTCTTATTTGGTAGAGCAAATTACCATTTGCAAGACGCCCTTAATCTTCCAGACCAATTAGATATTTACCCTGGCTTAGATATAGGCGTATTAGGACATGGTTTTGGGCTAGGAGCACACATTGGTGCAAGATATTTCTTCAATAAAAATTTAGGAGTTTTTGCCGAAATTGGTAATAATGGAGGACTAGGAGTTTCTATCAACTTATAA
- the rseP gene encoding RIP metalloprotease RseP codes for MDLLTQIFQFVLSISILVTLHELGHFIPAKYFKTKVEKFYLFFDPWFSVVKKKIGETEYGIGWLPFGGYVKIAGMVDESMDTEQLKKPAQPWEFRSKPAWQRLIIMLGGVTVNFFLAWLIYSCLSFFNGETYHDNSKFEDGIAVSEAAQKMGLQNGDKIVAIDGKPAERMENSMINLLLSDKITVLREGKGVTFPTNEDGVAEVMKANEVRAIYSARFPVVIDSILPNSPAQKAQLKKGDKIVGINNTPIKYFDNLASVLKNLKNQTTEIEVLRNGSLLKQTITVNKDGKLGFTPDEEESLKSLNSTLVNKEYSLLQAIPRGLERTIDALVMQVKQFKIIFNQKTQGYKKVSGPIGIVKMMPTTINWEAFWAFTAMFSVWLAFLNLLPIPGLDGGHVMFTLWEMITGKPAPQKVMEIAQTIGVIFLMGLMLLIIASDFFK; via the coding sequence ATGGATTTGTTAACCCAAATATTTCAATTTGTTCTTAGTATTTCAATTTTAGTTACCTTGCATGAGTTAGGACATTTTATTCCAGCTAAATATTTTAAGACCAAAGTCGAGAAGTTTTATCTTTTCTTTGACCCTTGGTTTTCTGTTGTTAAAAAGAAAATTGGAGAAACAGAATATGGTATAGGTTGGCTTCCGTTCGGAGGTTATGTAAAAATAGCAGGTATGGTAGACGAAAGTATGGATACCGAACAACTTAAAAAACCAGCACAACCTTGGGAGTTTCGTTCTAAACCTGCTTGGCAAAGGCTTATCATTATGCTAGGTGGTGTTACTGTGAATTTCTTTTTAGCTTGGCTTATTTATTCTTGTCTTAGCTTTTTTAATGGAGAAACTTACCACGATAATAGCAAATTTGAGGACGGAATTGCCGTAAGTGAGGCTGCCCAAAAGATGGGATTGCAAAATGGAGACAAAATAGTTGCCATAGATGGAAAACCTGCCGAAAGAATGGAAAACTCTATGATAAATCTACTTTTGTCTGACAAAATTACCGTTCTTAGAGAAGGCAAAGGGGTTACTTTTCCTACTAATGAAGATGGTGTAGCAGAAGTTATGAAAGCTAATGAAGTTAGAGCAATCTACTCTGCTAGATTTCCTGTGGTTATAGATAGTATTTTACCCAATAGTCCTGCACAAAAGGCTCAACTTAAAAAAGGAGACAAAATAGTTGGTATAAACAATACTCCTATAAAGTATTTTGATAATCTTGCCTCTGTGCTTAAAAATCTTAAAAATCAAACGACAGAAATTGAAGTTCTGAGAAATGGGAGTTTATTGAAGCAAACTATTACGGTAAATAAGGATGGAAAACTTGGTTTTACTCCCGACGAAGAAGAAAGCCTAAAATCACTTAATAGTACATTAGTAAATAAGGAGTACAGTTTACTACAAGCTATACCTAGAGGGCTAGAAAGAACAATAGACGCTCTAGTAATGCAGGTAAAACAGTTCAAAATTATTTTCAACCAAAAGACACAAGGTTATAAAAAAGTTTCTGGACCAATAGGTATCGTTAAAATGATGCCTACCACCATCAACTGGGAAGCGTTTTGGGCATTTACGGCTATGTTTTCGGTGTGGCTGGCATTCCTTAATTTACTTCCTATACCTGGTTTAGATGGCGGGCATGTTATGTTTACTTTATGGGAGATGATTACAGGAAAACCTGCACCTCAAAAAGTAATGGAAATAGCCCAGACAATTGGCGTTATTTTTCTTATGGGATTGATGTTACTTATTATAGCTAGTGATTTTTTTAAATAA
- a CDS encoding site-specific integrase, with protein sequence MNNNKLHILFVLDKVNTNSKGIAPLRCRVTYLQERKVFSIGIFINPNNWDSKKQLAKPPNEENNFINTQLSLIKNNINQAFLFLQVKEEKFDVNDIYTQYKGETLAREYGVLEYYEIYLEKLKKLIDVEIKKQTWDKFSYIRDDVKEFIKFHYKKSDIKLKDLDFNFITEFEYYSKAELKHQQVTINKSLQRFKKVVKQAVIQKYLESNPFEEHKPKKVYPKIVFLTQEELYKLEHHIFQSEILNQVKDCYLFCCYTGLAYKEMFDLKKEDLITKPDGVTWIYKKRDKTGRNFSVPLILPKALKVIEKYSSESEYLLPRVSNQYFNRLLKEIAFVLKIPKNLTHHTGRKTFASTVLLNNDIPIEVISKLLGHSKITTTQEYYAELMPNKLSEQLNKLKDKLK encoded by the coding sequence ATGAATAATAATAAATTGCACATACTATTTGTATTGGATAAAGTTAATACAAATTCAAAAGGCATAGCACCTTTAAGGTGCAGAGTAACATATCTACAAGAGAGAAAAGTGTTCTCTATAGGAATATTCATCAACCCTAATAATTGGGATAGTAAGAAACAACTTGCAAAACCACCCAATGAAGAAAATAACTTTATCAATACACAATTAAGCCTGATTAAGAACAATATTAATCAGGCTTTTTTATTCCTTCAAGTTAAGGAAGAAAAATTTGATGTAAATGACATCTATACACAATATAAAGGAGAAACTTTAGCTAGAGAATATGGTGTGTTAGAATATTATGAAATATATCTTGAGAAACTTAAAAAACTTATAGATGTAGAGATTAAAAAGCAGACTTGGGATAAATTCAGCTATATCAGAGATGATGTAAAAGAGTTCATAAAATTTCATTACAAAAAATCTGATATTAAACTAAAAGATTTAGATTTTAACTTTATTACAGAGTTTGAATATTACTCTAAGGCTGAATTAAAGCATCAGCAGGTTACTATTAACAAGTCTTTACAGAGATTTAAAAAAGTAGTTAAACAGGCTGTTATTCAGAAATATTTAGAATCTAACCCTTTTGAAGAACATAAACCTAAAAAAGTATATCCTAAGATTGTATTTCTTACTCAAGAAGAACTTTACAAGTTAGAACATCATATATTCCAATCCGAAATACTAAATCAAGTAAAGGATTGCTACCTATTTTGCTGTTATACAGGGCTAGCATACAAGGAGATGTTTGACCTCAAGAAAGAAGATTTAATCACTAAACCTGATGGAGTTACATGGATTTATAAGAAAAGAGATAAGACAGGGAGAAATTTCTCTGTTCCTTTGATACTTCCAAAAGCACTTAAAGTGATAGAAAAATATTCTTCTGAAAGTGAATACCTTTTACCTAGAGTGAGTAATCAGTATTTCAACAGGCTACTAAAGGAAATAGCTTTTGTATTAAAAATTCCTAAAAATCTTACTCATCATACAGGCAGGAAAACATTTGCTTCCACAGTATTATTGAACAATGATATTCCTATAGAAGTTATATCTAAACTTTTAGGTCATTCTAAAATAACTACTACACAAGAATATTATGCGGAGCTAATGCCCAATAAATTAAGTGAACAGCTAAATAAATTAAAAGATAAGCTGAAATAA